One region of Priestia megaterium genomic DNA includes:
- a CDS encoding glycosyltransferase, giving the protein MKVTILTLGSRGDVQPYIALAREMIKIGHEVVICTGATFQHFIEENKVSFHPAATDLMAIMESEEGRDILNGKKFSPFKIMKFSKEKIAPSYRRSMDDFYQASQGADLIIYHPKALGAVDIALYYHIPCICLPPVPIMYPITEFPNFSLSSKQSFGPTLNRLSYKIVKFSEYPFMKEINDFREKTLKFPKRKAGLYTYDVNGAPIPIIYPISPFLFKEVESWKGSVCLPGFFFLEVEEEVLPNEIENFLEKGKKPIVVSFSSMPLKSPSIFKQKLIQALKETDNRAIVLTGTSGMKFNQQENILAVKGASHRLLFKRAKGIIHHGGVGTMSEALLSGVPQIIIPFTVDQPFWANLLYKKGYSLKPLQEKNLQVFELVHALEQVENKEYIENAQQIKSIIQSENGVYQAVKHIESVVHKLRDK; this is encoded by the coding sequence ATGAAAGTGACAATTTTAACGTTAGGCAGTAGAGGAGATGTACAGCCTTATATTGCACTTGCTCGAGAAATGATTAAGATTGGACATGAAGTAGTCATTTGTACAGGTGCGACGTTTCAACATTTTATTGAAGAAAATAAGGTTTCCTTTCATCCCGCTGCTACTGATTTGATGGCGATAATGGAGAGCGAGGAAGGAAGAGATATACTTAATGGTAAGAAGTTTTCACCTTTTAAAATAATGAAATTTTCAAAAGAAAAAATTGCTCCATCCTACAGAAGAAGTATGGATGATTTTTATCAGGCTTCCCAAGGAGCCGATCTAATCATTTATCATCCTAAAGCTCTTGGTGCCGTTGATATTGCGCTGTACTATCATATTCCTTGCATTTGCTTACCGCCCGTTCCAATTATGTATCCAATTACAGAGTTCCCAAATTTCTCTTTATCGTCAAAACAAAGCTTTGGTCCTACATTAAATAGATTATCCTACAAGATAGTAAAGTTCAGTGAGTACCCTTTTATGAAAGAAATTAACGATTTTAGAGAAAAAACGTTAAAATTCCCGAAGAGAAAAGCCGGACTTTACACATATGACGTAAACGGTGCACCTATTCCTATAATTTATCCTATTAGTCCTTTTCTTTTCAAAGAAGTAGAGAGTTGGAAAGGTTCTGTATGTCTACCAGGTTTTTTCTTTTTAGAAGTAGAGGAAGAGGTGCTACCCAATGAAATAGAAAACTTTCTAGAAAAAGGAAAGAAGCCTATTGTAGTATCATTTAGTTCTATGCCTTTAAAGAGTCCATCAATTTTTAAACAAAAGTTAATTCAGGCATTAAAGGAGACGGACAATCGCGCAATAGTGCTAACAGGAACAAGCGGTATGAAGTTTAATCAACAAGAGAATATACTCGCCGTTAAAGGTGCATCCCATAGACTTTTATTTAAACGTGCTAAAGGCATTATTCATCATGGAGGTGTTGGAACAATGTCTGAAGCTTTACTGAGTGGCGTACCACAAATTATCATTCCGTTTACAGTGGATCAACCGTTTTGGGCAAATCTTCTCTATAAAAAAGGGTATTCACTAAAGCCGTTACAAGAAAAAAATCTCCAAGTATTCGAATTGGTTCACGCGTTAGAACAAGTAGAAAATAAAGAGTATATTGAAAATGCTCAACAAATAAAAAGCATCATTCAATCGGAAAATGGTGTATACCAAGCGGTGAAGCATATAGAAAGCGTAGTACACAAATTGCGGGATAAATAG
- a CDS encoding BCCT family transporter, translating into MKKTTPIFWISLIISVLFVGWGILKPTNLLHVMTTAESYLLNRFGWFYQFSATFFLIFALVLAFSRFGKIKLGKPHEKPEFSTPTWFAMLFSAGMGIGLLFYGISEPISHYATPPFGKPQTTESAKLSLEYTYLHWGFHAWAIYAVVALALAYYKFRKNMPGLMSATLTPLIGNKSKGPIGYAVDIIAVFATIFGVAASLGLGASQINSGFHYLTGMPISYKVQLVIIAITTILFITSAGTGVSRGIKYLSNANMVLAVILFVSFLFLGPTQYLIELFSTTFGSYVQQLPSMGLRFAPFNSDNNQWVKDWTIFYWAWWISWTPFVGTFIARVSKGRTVREFIMAVLIVPTLVCSIWFGIFGGTGIYFDFVKGLDVAKQSLETSLFFVYDQMPFGRFLSTISVVLILTFFVTSADSATFVLGMQTTNGNLNPPFFVTFIWGIILAAISAILLGTGGLQGMQAAIIVSALPLGIVLLFMSYALIKSFRQEVSEDKKQNKKTA; encoded by the coding sequence ATGAAGAAAACAACACCTATTTTTTGGATCTCTTTAATCATTAGCGTTTTATTTGTAGGCTGGGGTATATTAAAACCAACTAATCTACTTCACGTCATGACCACCGCGGAAAGTTATTTGCTTAATCGCTTTGGTTGGTTTTATCAATTTTCTGCCACATTCTTTTTAATATTTGCCTTAGTATTAGCTTTTAGTCGATTTGGAAAAATAAAACTGGGCAAACCCCATGAAAAACCTGAGTTTAGTACCCCTACTTGGTTCGCTATGTTATTTAGCGCTGGGATGGGAATTGGTTTACTTTTTTATGGGATTTCTGAGCCAATCTCCCACTATGCTACACCCCCTTTTGGGAAACCTCAAACTACTGAATCTGCAAAACTGAGCCTAGAATATACATATTTACACTGGGGATTTCATGCTTGGGCAATTTATGCTGTAGTAGCACTTGCCTTAGCCTATTATAAATTCCGAAAAAACATGCCTGGACTAATGAGCGCAACCCTAACCCCTCTTATTGGAAATAAGAGTAAAGGACCAATTGGCTACGCAGTAGACATCATAGCTGTATTTGCTACCATATTTGGGGTGGCCGCATCTTTAGGATTAGGAGCTTCACAGATAAATAGTGGATTTCATTACCTAACTGGCATGCCTATTAGCTATAAAGTTCAACTCGTTATTATTGCCATTACAACTATTTTATTTATTACATCTGCAGGAACCGGTGTTTCAAGAGGTATCAAATATTTGAGCAACGCTAACATGGTTTTAGCCGTCATTCTATTTGTTTCTTTTCTTTTTCTTGGACCTACACAATACTTAATAGAGCTTTTCTCTACAACCTTTGGTTCCTACGTTCAACAATTACCAAGCATGGGGCTGCGATTTGCTCCCTTTAATTCGGACAATAACCAGTGGGTAAAAGATTGGACCATTTTTTACTGGGCTTGGTGGATATCATGGACCCCATTTGTGGGAACTTTCATTGCACGCGTATCTAAAGGAAGAACGGTTCGTGAATTTATTATGGCTGTATTAATCGTTCCAACACTTGTATGCTCAATATGGTTTGGCATATTTGGAGGTACCGGTATTTATTTTGATTTTGTGAAAGGATTAGATGTGGCAAAACAAAGCTTAGAAACCTCTCTATTCTTTGTGTATGATCAAATGCCGTTTGGAAGGTTTCTTTCTACCATCTCTGTAGTCCTTATTTTGACGTTCTTTGTGACTTCTGCAGATTCGGCCACTTTTGTTCTGGGGATGCAAACTACAAATGGGAATTTAAATCCACCTTTCTTTGTTACATTTATTTGGGGAATCATTTTAGCTGCTATTTCAGCAATTTTATTAGGTACAGGTGGCCTGCAAGGCATGCAAGCAGCTATTATTGTCAGTGCATTACCATTAGGGATTGTTCTTCTATTCATGTCCTATGCATTAATTAAGTCCTTCCGACAAGAAGTTTCTGAAGATAAAAAGCAAAATAAAAAAACTGCTTAA
- a CDS encoding cation:proton antiporter — protein sequence MVTYWIILLAIAVGVVFIAEKLKQPYPTFLVVIGLIIGLVPIPALGEIKSYAANDTVFQTTVIFIFLSALLGDAALKLPFDELKRNKKSISLLAFLGTFLTFLLVAASTYFFLHLSLQESLIFGALMAATDPVSVLSIFKSMGLNKRLSIVVEGESLANDGVAVVLFQIAVVTTALSLTGTLNALLEFLKVVSGGILIGGVFGLLASRITSKIDHYLVETGLSMVLFYGTFQLAEHFDVSGVISVVVGGVILGTYGRNVGMSDLTHEKVNSFWETIAFLSNALIFLLVGLEVSRIDFLDKGWLIVGSILIVLLARFLAVYISLAFDKSIPTSWKPIISWGGLKGSLSIALVLGITPEFEGKNLLLAMTFSNVVFSLLIQGTTLKKLVSFLNVK from the coding sequence ATGGTTACATATTGGATTATTTTATTAGCTATCGCTGTAGGGGTAGTGTTTATCGCGGAAAAACTGAAACAACCTTATCCCACTTTCCTTGTAGTAATAGGATTAATTATTGGTTTGGTACCCATTCCTGCGTTGGGAGAAATAAAAAGTTATGCAGCCAATGATACCGTGTTTCAAACGACCGTTATTTTCATCTTCTTATCAGCTTTGTTAGGGGATGCAGCACTTAAACTTCCCTTTGATGAATTAAAACGTAATAAGAAATCGATTTCTTTATTAGCTTTTTTAGGTACATTTCTTACCTTCTTACTAGTTGCTGCTTCTACTTATTTTTTCTTGCACCTTTCTTTGCAAGAATCCTTAATTTTCGGTGCACTTATGGCAGCTACTGACCCTGTATCCGTTCTAAGCATTTTTAAGTCAATGGGCCTAAACAAGCGCCTCTCCATTGTGGTCGAAGGAGAAAGTTTAGCAAATGACGGAGTTGCTGTTGTACTATTTCAAATTGCTGTGGTAACTACTGCCTTGAGCTTAACAGGTACATTGAATGCGCTGCTTGAATTTCTGAAAGTTGTAAGTGGAGGCATATTGATTGGTGGAGTGTTTGGTTTATTAGCTTCTCGTATTACATCTAAGATTGATCATTATTTAGTGGAGACTGGATTATCGATGGTTCTATTTTATGGTACTTTTCAGCTTGCTGAACACTTTGACGTTTCTGGGGTAATATCTGTAGTAGTAGGTGGCGTAATCTTAGGAACTTATGGACGAAACGTAGGCATGTCAGATCTAACACATGAAAAAGTGAATTCCTTTTGGGAAACAATCGCCTTTCTCTCCAATGCGCTTATTTTCTTACTAGTAGGATTAGAAGTGAGTCGTATTGATTTTTTAGATAAAGGATGGCTTATCGTTGGAAGTATTCTTATTGTTCTTTTAGCACGTTTTCTCGCTGTCTATATAAGCTTAGCTTTTGATAAATCCATTCCAACTTCATGGAAACCTATTATTTCATGGGGAGGATTAAAGGGATCTCTTTCAATTGCGCTTGTTTTAGGCATTACACCCGAATTTGAAGGAAAAAATCTGTTATTAGCAATGACATTTAGTAATGTAGTCTTTTCTCTTCTTATTCAAGGAACAACACTAAAAAAATTAGTTTCATTTTTGAATGTAAAATAA
- a CDS encoding SHOCT-like domain-containing protein yields the protein MKEEITKVLTMVQEGKIDAEKGSELIQVLKEKEETGNKLLKKPNAYLDKTLKIRVVSTENDNVKVNLPIKLVKLVLMAGHSIAASIPQSEKYVKDIDINLIVEAIENELDGQIVDIKSANGDTVSVIIE from the coding sequence ATGAAAGAGGAAATTACAAAAGTGTTAACAATGGTTCAAGAAGGAAAAATTGATGCAGAAAAGGGATCAGAACTGATTCAAGTATTAAAAGAAAAAGAAGAAACAGGCAATAAGCTTTTGAAGAAACCGAATGCGTATTTAGATAAAACGTTGAAAATTCGAGTTGTTTCAACTGAAAATGATAATGTGAAGGTTAATTTGCCAATAAAGCTTGTCAAGCTGGTATTAATGGCTGGACACAGCATCGCAGCAAGTATTCCTCAATCAGAAAAATATGTAAAAGATATAGACATAAACCTGATTGTTGAAGCAATTGAAAACGAGTTAGATGGCCAGATTGTTGATATTAAATCGGCGAACGGAGATACCGTTTCAGTCATCATTGAATAA
- a CDS encoding DUF2089 domain-containing protein, protein MAYKVLTNCPVCSETLKITKLQCSHCHTTIENEFELSKLASLSSDQLHFVEVFLTCRGNIKEVEKELGVSYPTVRGKLTDIISSLGYVEKKKNEVDEKKVVSMLENGEITAEEAIKLLKEE, encoded by the coding sequence ATGGCTTATAAAGTACTTACAAATTGTCCTGTCTGCAGTGAAACGTTAAAAATTACAAAGCTACAGTGCAGCCATTGTCACACGACGATTGAAAATGAGTTTGAATTATCTAAGCTGGCATCTTTATCGAGTGATCAGCTTCATTTTGTAGAAGTGTTTTTAACATGCAGAGGAAATATCAAAGAAGTTGAGAAAGAACTGGGCGTTTCGTACCCAACTGTTCGCGGAAAGCTGACTGACATCATTTCATCTCTTGGATATGTAGAAAAGAAGAAAAACGAAGTAGACGAGAAAAAAGTTGTGTCTATGTTAGAAAATGGTGAAATTACAGCAGAAGAAGCCATCAAGCTCTTAAAAGAAGAATAG
- a CDS encoding DHA2 family efflux MFS transporter permease subunit, whose product MSNQQTAAEGSNIKVLPIITSFLIAGFIGLFSETALNMALKELISGFGIHETTAQWLTTGYLLTLGILVPISGFILQRFTTRQLFIASLICSIIGTFIAAIAPTFGVLMIARVVQAVGTALLLPLMFNTILVIIPPHKRGKSMGIIGLVIMFAPAVGPTVSGLILKTLTWHWIFWISLPLLVVALVFGAFFMQNVTTPTKPKIDMISVVLSTIGFGGIVFGFSSAGEGGGWGSLQVILTLVIGTVALVAFSIRQTKMKEPMLDLKAFKYPMFTIGLLLILVCMMVLLSAMMILPLYLQTSLALSTFAAGLMLLPGGVINGILSPVMGGLFDRFGPKWLVIPGLLIVVGTMYGFSTVTLETSTGFIIGLHIALMIAISMIMMPAQTNGLNQLPPELYPHGTAIMNTLQQVSGAIGTAVGISILSSGSRSFLETVSDKMDPLNQVLAFTNGVQHAFVFAIIVSIVGLVISFFIKRVNVEQKAH is encoded by the coding sequence ATGAGTAATCAACAAACAGCAGCCGAAGGCTCTAACATCAAAGTGCTGCCGATTATTACGTCGTTTCTTATTGCCGGGTTTATCGGCTTATTTAGTGAAACAGCGCTAAATATGGCGTTAAAAGAGCTAATTTCAGGCTTTGGTATTCACGAAACAACGGCACAATGGCTAACAACAGGATATCTATTAACGTTAGGAATTCTGGTACCTATTTCAGGTTTTATTCTTCAGCGGTTTACGACGAGACAGCTTTTTATAGCATCGCTAATCTGCTCGATTATCGGAACATTTATTGCCGCTATCGCACCAACGTTTGGGGTACTAATGATTGCCCGTGTCGTGCAAGCCGTGGGAACAGCTTTGCTTTTACCGCTTATGTTCAACACGATTCTTGTTATTATTCCACCGCATAAGCGTGGAAAGTCAATGGGGATCATTGGCCTTGTTATTATGTTTGCTCCAGCTGTTGGACCAACTGTATCAGGCTTAATCTTAAAAACATTAACGTGGCACTGGATTTTCTGGATTTCACTTCCATTATTAGTGGTTGCCTTGGTGTTTGGAGCTTTCTTTATGCAGAACGTTACCACACCAACAAAGCCAAAAATCGATATGATTTCTGTTGTTCTTTCAACAATAGGTTTTGGAGGAATTGTATTTGGATTTAGCAGCGCTGGAGAAGGCGGGGGCTGGGGAAGTCTACAGGTTATTCTAACTCTTGTGATTGGAACTGTTGCACTAGTTGCATTCTCTATTCGTCAAACGAAGATGAAAGAGCCAATGTTAGACCTTAAAGCCTTTAAGTATCCAATGTTTACAATTGGTCTTTTATTAATTCTAGTCTGCATGATGGTACTACTGTCTGCCATGATGATTTTACCCCTGTACTTACAAACATCATTAGCTTTATCAACCTTTGCCGCTGGCCTAATGCTTCTTCCAGGAGGAGTGATTAACGGAATTCTTTCACCGGTTATGGGCGGATTATTTGACCGTTTTGGTCCCAAATGGCTAGTTATTCCTGGTCTTTTGATTGTAGTCGGCACCATGTATGGTTTTTCAACCGTAACGCTGGAAACGTCAACAGGGTTTATCATTGGGTTACACATTGCGCTTATGATTGCCATTTCGATGATTATGATGCCAGCTCAAACAAATGGTTTAAACCAGCTTCCACCAGAGCTGTACCCGCATGGAACAGCGATTATGAACACCTTGCAGCAGGTTTCTGGAGCAATCGGAACAGCTGTTGGAATCTCGATTCTGTCATCAGGTTCAAGAAGCTTCCTTGAGACGGTGTCAGATAAAATGGATCCATTAAACCAAGTTCTTGCCTTTACCAACGGTGTTCAACATGCATTCGTCTTTGCGATTATTGTTTCCATTGTTGGATTAGTGATCTCGTTCTTTATCAAGAGAGTTAATGTTGAACAAAAAGCGCATTAA
- a CDS encoding SF0329 family protein: MLYHPKWSKAKKRLLSFVCESLHSRVDFQVINYRKAHDQLGRAVITVDKVEMLNMCTITAEKEEYYRERDIRIQLDDFTYDNVFNNRAIQEQAQEQLKTEGIYAQYDFFSALEEYFNSPIELSLKSNDMLIKILCMLDRRVGKRTLRKMKESILEENTFVQDFYKLRYEAENIHSSQ; this comes from the coding sequence TTGCTGTATCATCCAAAATGGAGCAAAGCAAAGAAACGTTTACTGAGTTTTGTATGCGAATCTTTGCATTCAAGAGTAGATTTTCAAGTGATTAATTATCGAAAAGCACATGACCAGTTAGGTAGGGCTGTCATAACTGTTGATAAAGTAGAAATGTTAAATATGTGTACGATTACTGCTGAAAAAGAAGAATATTATAGAGAAAGAGATATTCGTATTCAGTTAGACGATTTTACTTATGATAATGTTTTTAATAATCGAGCAATCCAAGAACAAGCTCAAGAACAATTAAAAACGGAAGGCATTTATGCACAATATGATTTCTTTTCTGCTTTGGAGGAATATTTTAATTCACCAATTGAATTATCTTTAAAGTCGAATGATATGTTAATAAAAATATTGTGTATGCTTGACCGTCGTGTAGGAAAAAGAACTTTACGTAAAATGAAAGAATCCATTTTAGAAGAAAACACATTCGTTCAGGATTTTTATAAATTACGTTATGAAGCAGAGAATATACATAGTAGCCAATGA